A genomic stretch from Falco naumanni isolate bFalNau1 chromosome 4, bFalNau1.pat, whole genome shotgun sequence includes:
- the HS3ST2 gene encoding heparan sulfate glucosamine 3-O-sulfotransferase 2 has product MAHRAPSGRAPAAAPAPSRRLARRVLVLFTLSLSCSYLCYSLLCCCGGPAAPRARCPPARSAAAAKKLLQKSRPCGRPPPAEPPGSAVPARRPREPPAPPAGSPPGPARPGAKRLPQAIVVGVKKGGTRAVLEFIRVHPDVRALGTEPHFFDRNYDRGLEWYRSLMPRTLDSQITVEKTPSYFVTKEAPRRIFNMSRDTKLIVVVRNPVTRAISDYTQTLSKKPDIPTFEGLSFRNRSLGLVDTSWNAIRIGMYAVHLESWLQYFPLSQIHFVSGEKLITDPAGEMGKVQDFLGIKRVITDKHFYFNKTKGFPCLKKSETSGLPRCLGKSKGRTHVQIDPEVIEQLRDFYRPYNIKFYETVGQDFRWE; this is encoded by the exons ATGGCGCATAGGGCGCCGAGCGGGCGGGCCCCGGCTGCGGCTCCGGCTCCGTCCCGGCGGCTGGCGCGGAGGGTCCTCGTCCTCTTCACGCTGTCGCTGTCCTGCTCCTACCTCTGCtacagcctgctctgctgctgcggcggccccgccgcgccccgcgcccgctgcccgcccgcccgcagcgccgccgccgccaagAAACTTCTGCAGAAGTCGCGGCCGTgcgggcggccgccccccgccgagcccccgggcagcgccgtgcccgcccgccgcccgcgggaACCCCCGGCGCCGCcagccggcagccccccggggccggcccgcCCGGGCGCCAAGCGCCTGCCGCAGGCCATCGTGGTGGGCGTCAAGAAGGGCGGCACCCGCGCCGTGCTGGAGTTCATCCGGGTGCACCCCGACGTGCGCGCCCTGGGCACCGAGCCCCACTTCTTCGACAGGAACTACGACCGTGGGCTGGAGTGGTACAG GAGCCTGATGCCGCGAACGCTCGACAGCCAGATCACGGTGGAGAAGACCCCCAGCTACTTTGTCACCAAGGAGGCACCACGGCGGATCTTCAACATGTCCCGGGACACAAAACTGATCGTGGTGGTGAGGAACCCAGTTACCCGGGCCATCTCAGACTACACGCAGACACTCTCCAAGAAGCCGGACATCCCCACCTTCGAGGGGCTGTCCTTCCGCAACcgcagcctggggctggtggaCACCTCCTGGAATGCCATTCGCATTGGGATGTATGCCGTGCACCTGGAAAGCTGGCTCCAGTACTTCCCCCTCTCCCAAATCCACTTTGTCAGTGGGGAGAAGCTGATCACAGACCCAGCCGGGGAGATGGGCAAAGTCCAGGACTTCCTGGGCATCAAACGGGTTATCACGGACAAGCACTTCTACTTCAACAAGACAAAAGGCTTTCCTTGCCTCAAAAAGTCGGAGACCAGTGGCTTGCCTCGCTGCCTGGGCAAGTCGAAAGGAAGGACTCATGTGCAGATAGACCCTGAGGTGATCGAGCAGCTTCGGGACTTTTATAGACCTTATAATATCAAATTCTATGAAACAGTCGGGCAGGACTTCAGGTGGGAATAA